Sequence from the Phycisphaeraceae bacterium genome:
TTAGCCGTATTTTATTATAAAAGTATATTTTTAATGACTTTACGTGTTCTTATTTAATAGATCGCCTGTAAAATAAGAGATAAACTATTTGATCCTATAAGTCAATATGATACCTTGAAGGTGATGGCTATGACTCTGTCCGATCTGCATCCCGGCAATACCGCAACCGTCGCGCGACTGGTCCAGATGATCCGCAGGGACATCCGTGAGCGGGATCTGCGTGAAGGTGATCGCTATCTGACGACGGAAGAAGTGGCGACCCTGATGAACGTGGCCAAGGGGACTGCTAATCGAGCGATGCAGCAACTGGCAAGAGAGAATCTTCTGGTTCGCAACAGGAAGCTTGGCACGTATATTGGGCAAGGGGTAGTAGCGGATTCATCGAGTGTCGATCAGATCTGCCTTCTGATCCGCAGAGCCTACTACCTCGCAGAGCGAGAGCGCATCAACGAAGTTGTGGGTGGGACCCTCTCGGCACTCACCAAGGCCTCGGTTGAGTTGTCGCTGGCTCCAGATGATCAGGAAATGGTTTACGCCGAGCGTCTGATCAGAGCCAACGAGGATCGTTCACTCAGGGTCGGTTATTTCGTTGCCTCGAAGTCTCCGCAGATCCAATCCTTTTTCCAGTTGCAGGGCGTTCCGGCCCTCATCATGGGGACGCCTTACCCGCAGAGTCAGGGGCTTGCCTCAATTGATCTGGATCAAGACAAGATCGGGAGACTCGCTGTGCGAGCCGCTTTCGAATCGGGCGATCAGCGTATTGCGGTCATCCTTCGTGATCGGAGAGGTTTTGGCGATGACATCATGGTCAATGCCATCACGGCAGAGGCCATGAGTCTCGGCGTGAAGCCGGGTGATCTTGTGATCCGAAGCGTCCCATCGGACGCACAACTCTCAATCCACACGATTCAGCACCTGATGACAAGCAGCAATCCGCCATCCGCGATCATCACCCGCTCACGAACGGCACTCGAGGCTGTTGCCTGTGTCATGGATCGCCTTGACTGGCCAGAAACAACTCGTGTGATATCGGCAGACTGGCTTCCAGCCAGTCACCGCAAGGGTGCCTATGCCTGCGTTAAGCCCTACATCTCCGCCTACGAACAAGGCGTGCAGATGGGGAAGATGATCAGCGCCCTCATCGCCGACCAAATCCCTGATCCTCTTCACACCATGGTGGATGTGAGCCTTGAACATATTACGGAACAGGCATGACGCGTAGCCATGCCGAGAGTTGAGGGATCGACCTTGACCTGTCTTGATTCTTTCATTTCTGCATCTGGAGAAAGCGAGGATAATCTCATGCCTTCGAACCGAACCTCAGACCTGCTGAAAACGGCCATTCGCCTCAGCAGCACAACGTGCATTGTGGCGGTTTGCACCATGACGGGTAACGCCCTTGCGGACA
This genomic interval carries:
- a CDS encoding GntR family transcriptional regulator, giving the protein MAMTLSDLHPGNTATVARLVQMIRRDIRERDLREGDRYLTTEEVATLMNVAKGTANRAMQQLARENLLVRNRKLGTYIGQGVVADSSSVDQICLLIRRAYYLAERERINEVVGGTLSALTKASVELSLAPDDQEMVYAERLIRANEDRSLRVGYFVASKSPQIQSFFQLQGVPALIMGTPYPQSQGLASIDLDQDKIGRLAVRAAFESGDQRIAVILRDRRGFGDDIMVNAITAEAMSLGVKPGDLVIRSVPSDAQLSIHTIQHLMTSSNPPSAIITRSRTALEAVACVMDRLDWPETTRVISADWLPASHRKGAYACVKPYISAYEQGVQMGKMISALIADQIPDPLHTMVDVSLEHITEQA